In the Geitlerinema sp. PCC 9228 genome, one interval contains:
- a CDS encoding c-type cytochrome, whose translation MLLFALGIAWLGADAALAAQSGDPEVGAKIFQGNCVACHVGGGNVVMADKTLRKSALKRYGMYSLDAIQTQVEYGKNAMPSFGGRLNEDEIRDVATYVFQKAQKGW comes from the coding sequence ATGCTTTTGTTCGCCCTAGGCATTGCCTGGTTGGGGGCAGATGCAGCGTTGGCAGCCCAATCTGGCGATCCGGAAGTAGGGGCAAAAATTTTTCAGGGCAATTGCGTTGCCTGTCACGTGGGCGGTGGCAATGTGGTCATGGCAGACAAAACCCTGAGAAAAAGTGCTTTAAAGCGATATGGGATGTATTCCCTTGATGCCATTCAAACCCAAGTAGAATACGGCAAAAATGCCATGCCCTCTTTTGGTGGACGTTTGAACGAAGACGAAATTCGCGATGTAGCTACTTACGTTTTTCAAAAAGCCCAAAAAGGCTGGTAA